A part of Scleropages formosus chromosome 3, fSclFor1.1, whole genome shotgun sequence genomic DNA contains:
- the otomp gene encoding otolith matrix protein 1, whose product MASAVVPLFLSLIKAKPLPVTWCTVSDAEERKCWDLAGNATARSIGPKLQCARGLHALDCMQKIKNGTADAATMYADDVYTAGWCHGLEVAAGESYNGEDGISYYVVALARRSSGDLSLLEMHERSSCHPGIRTTVGWTVPIGFLVNTSQISVNEQCNFPQAVGDFFGYSCVPGVKDPEHDPRGRNPKNLCEACIGDDNDRHICANGPQERHFGESGALRCVAENLGDVAFVKHTTVFENMQGKNQESWALDLELEDLKLLCPDGREAGLSDHLRCHLAAVPGNAVVVRLEDKCRVYKFLKRVEMAFGNTTQGFSLFSSLTYGGHDLMFSDATQKLLRVLGGYRSWLGPSYTTVLQAFECEGELY is encoded by the exons ATGGCATCTGCTGTTGTCCCCCTGTTCCTGTCTTTAATCAAAGCCAAGCCTCTGCCAG TCACGTGGTGCACTGTGTCCGATGCCGAGGAGCGCAAGTGTTGGGATTTGGCCGGAAATGCCACTGCCAGGAGCATCGGCCCCAAGCTGCAGTGTGCGCGTGGCCTACACGCTCTAGACTGCATGCAGAAAATTAAG AATGGGACAGCAGATGCTGCCACTATGTATGCGGATGATGTCTACACTGCAGGATGGTGTCATGGCCTGGAGGTGGCGGCAGGGGAGTCCTATAATGGAGAGG aTGGTATAAGTTACTATGTGGTGGCACTGGCCAGGCGCTCCTCTGGTGACCTGTCCCTGCTGGAGATGCATGAGCGCAGCTCCTGCCACCCTGGTATCCGTACAACGGTGGGCTGGACGGTGCCCATTGGATTCCTGGTCAACACCTCGCAGATTAGTGTCAACGAGCAATGCAATTTCCCCCAAG CCGTGGGGGATTTCTTTGGCTACAGCTGTGTCCCTGGGGTGAAGGACCCTGAGCACGACCCCAGGGGAAGGAATCCCAAGAACTTATGTGAGGCCTGCATTGGGGATGACAATGATCGGCACATCTGTGCCAACGGCCCCCAGGAGAGGCATTTTGGGGAAAGTGGAGCTTTGAG GTGTGTTGCTGAGAACTTGGGTGATGTAGCCTTTGTGAAACACACGACAGTCTTTGAAAACATGCAAG GCAAAAATCAGGAGTCGTGGGCTTTGGATTTGGAGCTAGAGGACCTTAAGCTTCTGTGTCCGGATGGGAGGGAGGCAGGTCTCTCTGACCACCTAAGGTGCCACCTGGCAGCTGTGCCTGGCAATGCGGTAGTGGTACGTCTGGAGGACAAGTGCAGGGTCTACAAGTTCCTGAAGCGCGTGGAG ATGGCATTTGGCAACACCACACAGGGTTTCTCACTCTTCAGCTCCTTGACCTATGGGGGCCATGACCTTATGTTCAGCGATGCCACACAGAAGTTGTTGCGTGTGCTGGGAGGGTATCGTTCATGGCTAGGGCCCAGTTacaccactgtgctgcaggCCTTTGAATGTGAAGGTGAGCTATACTAA
- the acvr1l gene encoding activin receptor type-1 → MAQCRVPLLLLLLIKTVQTSAEAPDGRIKCMCEGSSCGPGQLCDGERCFSSVTVNRDTRIFTRGCLTGLEKSRRTCSTSPSDSYVIECCSHHMCNSNATADTLQPLLLTASNGRIKCMCEGSLCGPGKLCEGERCFSSVTVSRDTDILSRGCLTGLEKSRRICSTLPSDSYAIECCSHHLCNSNITADTLQPLLLTAADGHIKCICEGSSCGLGQLCDGERCFSSVTVNGDARVFTRGCLKGLEKSRMTCSTPPSVNYAIECCSHHMCNSNATADTLQPLLLTVPEREPVRHKAEALVVFVIGPFVVLALFSLLAVLVCRRLHQGRLERLHELDAEQGTIDGLIASNVGDNTLAELLDHSCTSGSGSGLPFLVQRTVARQISLVECVGKGRYGEVWRGQWQGENVAVKIFSSRDEKSWFRETEIYNTVLLRHENILGFIASDMTSRNSSTQLWLITHYHENGSLYDYLQRVAVETVDGLHMAASVASGLVHLHTEIFGTEGKPAIAHRDLKSKNILVKKDLRCCIADLGLAVTHSQSDNQLDVGNNPKVGTKRYMAPEVLDESIQTDCFDAYKRVDIWAFGLVLWEIARRTFSNGIVEEYKPPFYDLVPNDPSFDDMRKVVCMEQQRPFIPNRWFSDPTLSALVKLMRECWYQNPSARLTALRIKKTLDKIYSSLEKGKADC, encoded by the exons ATGGCTCAGTGCCGTGTCCCACTACTTCTTCTGCTACTCATCAAGACCGTGCAGACATCAGCTGAAG CTCCAGACGGACGCATCAAGTGCATGTGTGAAGGCAGCTCATGTGGCCCAGGGCAATTGTGTGATGGAGAAAGGTGCTTCTCCTCTGTGACTGTCAACAGAGACACACGCATCTTCACTCGCGGCTGTCTGACAGGGCTGGAGAAGAGCCGCAGGACATGCTCCACCTCACCTTCTGACAGCTACGTGATAGAGTGCTGCTCACATCACATGTGCAACTCCAATGCCACCGCTGACACACTGCAGCCCCTGCTGCTCACAG CTTCAAATGGACGCATCAAGTGCATGTGTGAAGGCAGCTTATGTGGCCCAGGAAAGTTATGTGAAGGAGAAAGGTGCTTCTCCTCTGTGACTGtcagcagagacacagacatCTTGAGTCGCGGCTGTCTGACGGGGCTAGAGAAGAGCCGCAGGATCTGCTCCACCCTGCCTTCTGACAGCTATGCTATAGAGTGCTGCTCGCACCATTTGTGCAACTCCAACATCACCGCTGACACACTGCAGCCCTTGCTGCTAACTG CTGCAGATGGGCACATTAAGTGCATATGTGAGGGCAGCTCGTGCGGTCTGGGGCAGCTGTGTGATGGCGAAAGGTGCTTCTCCTCAGTGACAGTTAATGGAGATGCACGCGTGTTCACTCGCGGCTGCCTCAAAGGGCTGGAGAAGAGCCGAATGACCTGCTCCACCCCGCCTTCCGTCAACTATGCTATAGAGTGCTGCTCGCATCATATGTGCAACTCCAACGCTACAGCTGACACACTGCAGCCCCTGCTGCTCACTG TTCCAGAAAGAGAGCCTGTCAGGCACAAGGCGGAGGCTCTTGTTGTCTTTGTGATTGGCCCATTTGTGGTACTGGCTCTCTTCTCCCTGCTGGCTGTTCTGGTTTGTCGAAGGCTTCATCAAGGCCGGCTGGAGAGGCTTCATGAACTGGATGCTGAGCAGGGGACCATTGATGGCCTCATCGCCTCCAATGTGGGTGACAACACACTGGCG GAGCTGTTGGACCACTCCTGCACCTCAGGTAGTGGCTCTGGCCTACCCTTCCTTGTCCAAAGAACTGTGGCACGGCAGATCAGCCTGGTGGAGTGTGTTG GGAAGGGACGTTATGGCGAGGTGTGGAGAGGCCAATGGCAGGGTGAAAATGTGGCAGTGAAGATCTTCTCTTCGAGGGACGAGAAGTCCTGGTTTCGTGAGACTGAGATTTACAACACTGTGCTTCTGCGGCATGAAAATATACTGG GATTTATTGCATCTGACATGACATCACGTAACTCCAGTACTCAGTTGTGGCTTATCACACACTACCATGAGAATGGCTCTCTCTATGATTATTTGCAACGGGTTGCTGTTGAGACAGTAGATGGTCTCCACATGGCAGCATCTGTGGCCAGCGGGCTCGTGCATTTGCACACAGAGATCTTTGGTACGGAGGGAAAGCCTGCTATTGCCCACCGTGATCTAAAAAGCAAGAATATCCTGGTGAAAAAGGACCTGCGATGCTGCATTGCCGACCTGG GGCTAGCAGTCACACATTCTCAGTCAGATAATCAGCTGGATGTGGGCAATAACCCCAAGGTGGGCACCAAGAGATACATGGCCCCCGAAGTATTGGATGAGTCCATCCAGACAGACTGCTTTGACGCATACAAGCGTGTTGACATCTGGGCCTTCGGACTGGTGCTCTGGGAGATTGCTCGTCGGACCTTCAGTAATG GGATCGTTGAGGAGTACAAGCCACCATTTTACGACCTTGTGCCCAATGACCCTAGCTTCGATGATATGCGCAAAGTCGTTTGCATGGAACAGCAAAGGCCTTTCATTCCCAACAGATGGTTCTCTGATCCA ACTTTATCAGCCCTGGTGAAGCTCATGAGGGAATGCTGGTATCAGAACCCGTCCGCCAGGCTCACAGCACTACGCATCAAAAAGACTCTAGACAAAATCTACAGCTCCCTGGAGAAGGGCAAAGCAGACTGTTGA
- the d2hgdh gene encoding D-2-hydroxyglutarate dehydrogenase, mitochondrial isoform X2, translated as MLWTDLMMGLNRLRGLGPPATLWRLCLQCSPAVAMLDRVPSALGVPPLGLVALRLSRGIHGRGDQTNHAAGNRVPCRFPFSRVSKQDLAFFENLLPGRTIVDPDVLMTHNVDWMKSVRGSSELLLRPQTTEEVSKILKYCCERRLAVNPQGGNTGLVGGSVPVYDEIILSTSLMNQILSFDQVSGCVLENLSNYLEERDFIMPLDLGAKGSCQIGGNVATNAGGLRLLRYGSLRGTVLGLEVVLASGKILNFLTALRKDNTGYDLKQLFIGSEGTLGIITAVSILCPRRPRAVNVAFLGCSSYKKLLETFQCCRGMLGEILSAFEFLDSACMKLLEKHLKLINPIAENSFYIVIETAGSNADHDKEKLHNFLEAVMASFLVTDGTVATEDAKIKALWSIRERVTEALTHDGYTYKYDISLPLEKIYQLVEDMREYLGDKAKNVVGYGHVGDGNLHLNITSHSKDQALQEAIEPYVYEWTARYRGSISAEHGLGLKKRNYIHFSKHPEAVALMKDIKHMLDPHRILNPYKTLPDQG; from the exons ATGTTGTGGACAGATTTGATGATGGG TTTAAACAGACTCAGAGGACTTGGCCCTCCAGCCACACTATGGAGGTTGTGCTTACAATGTTCTCCTGCTGTGGCCATGTTGGATCGTGTCCCATCTGCCCTTGGGGTTCCTCCCCTGGGGCTGGTGGCTCTCAGACTGTCTCGTGGCATCCATGGTAGGGGAGACCAAACCAACCACGCTGCCGGCAATCGTGTACCTTGTCGGTTTCCTTTCTCAAGAGTGTCTAAACAAGACTTGGCCTTCTTCGAGAACCTCTTGCCTGGAAGGACCATCGTAGATCCTGATGTGCTTATGACCCACAATGTGGACTGGATGAAATCAGTACGAG GTTCTAGTGAGCTACTGTTGAGACCCCAGACTACAGAGGAAGTTTCAAAAATTCTTAA GTACTGTTGTGAGCGGCGGCTGGCAGTGAACCCTCAGGGTGGGAACACGGGGCTGGTGGGTGGAAGCGTACCTGTGTATGATGAGATCATACTCTCCACTTCCCTCATGAACCAAATCTTGAGTTTCGACCAGGTGTCCG GCTGTGTGCTGGAGAATCTGTCCAACTACCTGGAAGAGCGTGACTTTATCATGCCTCTGGATCTGGGAGCAAAGGGCAGCTGTCAGATTGGAGGCAATGTGGCGACTAATGCAGGAGGGCTCCGCCTTCTCCGCTACGGCTCCCTGCGTGGCACAGTGCTGGGCCTGGAAGTG GTGTTGGCTAGTGGGAAGATTTTGAACTTCCTAACAGCTTTGAGGAAGGATAACACTGGCTATGACCTCAAGCAGCTGTTTATTGGGTCAGAGGGCACACTTGGCATCATCACGGCCGTGTCAATCCTGTGCCCACGGAGGCCAAGAGCAGTCAATGTGGCTTTTTTAG gttGCTCTAGTTACAAAAAGCTTCTTGAGACCTTTCAGTGTTGCAGGGGAATGCTGGGAGAAATCCTCTCGGCATTTGAATTCTTGGATAGTGCCTGTATGAAATTGCTGGAGAAGCACCTGAAACTCATCAATCCCATAGCAG AGAACTCGTTCTACATTGTCATTGAGACAGCAGGGTCTAATGCCGACCATGACAAGGAGAAGCTTCACAATTTCCTTGAAGCAGTAATGGCATCATTCCTGGTAACTGATGGAACTGTGGCAACAGAGGATGCAAAAATTAAG GCGCTCTGGTCAATTAGGGAGCGAGTCACAGAAGCCTTGACACATGATGGTTATACCTACAAGTATGACATCTCTCTTCCCTTGGAGAAGATCTACCAATTGGTGGAGGACATGAGGGAGTACCTTGGAGACAAAGCCAAGAATGTGGTCGGCTATGGTCATGTTG GTGATGGGAACCTCCATTTGAACATTACCTCTCACTCCAAAGACCAAGCCCTACAGGAAGCCATTGAGCCTTATGTGTACGAATGGACCGCCAGGTACCGGGGCAGCATCAGCGCCGAGCACGGCCTGGGCCTCAAGAAGAGAAACTACATACACTTCAGCAAACACCCTGAGGCTGTGGCCCTCATGAAGGATATTAAGCACATGTTGGATCCCCACAGGATACTTAATCCCTATAAGACCTTGCCAGACCAGGGCTGA
- the d2hgdh gene encoding D-2-hydroxyglutarate dehydrogenase, mitochondrial isoform X1, whose product MLWTDLMMGLNRLRGLGPPATLWRLCLQCSPAVAMLDRVPSALGVPPLGLVALRLSRGIHGRGDQTNHAAGNRVPCRFPFSRVSKQDLAFFENLLPGRTIVDPDVLMTHNVDWMKSVRGSSELLLRPQTTEEVSKILKYCCERRLAVNPQGGNTGLVGGSVPVYDEIILSTSLMNQILSFDQVSGIITCQAGCVLENLSNYLEERDFIMPLDLGAKGSCQIGGNVATNAGGLRLLRYGSLRGTVLGLEVVLASGKILNFLTALRKDNTGYDLKQLFIGSEGTLGIITAVSILCPRRPRAVNVAFLGCSSYKKLLETFQCCRGMLGEILSAFEFLDSACMKLLEKHLKLINPIAENSFYIVIETAGSNADHDKEKLHNFLEAVMASFLVTDGTVATEDAKIKALWSIRERVTEALTHDGYTYKYDISLPLEKIYQLVEDMREYLGDKAKNVVGYGHVGDGNLHLNITSHSKDQALQEAIEPYVYEWTARYRGSISAEHGLGLKKRNYIHFSKHPEAVALMKDIKHMLDPHRILNPYKTLPDQG is encoded by the exons ATGTTGTGGACAGATTTGATGATGGG TTTAAACAGACTCAGAGGACTTGGCCCTCCAGCCACACTATGGAGGTTGTGCTTACAATGTTCTCCTGCTGTGGCCATGTTGGATCGTGTCCCATCTGCCCTTGGGGTTCCTCCCCTGGGGCTGGTGGCTCTCAGACTGTCTCGTGGCATCCATGGTAGGGGAGACCAAACCAACCACGCTGCCGGCAATCGTGTACCTTGTCGGTTTCCTTTCTCAAGAGTGTCTAAACAAGACTTGGCCTTCTTCGAGAACCTCTTGCCTGGAAGGACCATCGTAGATCCTGATGTGCTTATGACCCACAATGTGGACTGGATGAAATCAGTACGAG GTTCTAGTGAGCTACTGTTGAGACCCCAGACTACAGAGGAAGTTTCAAAAATTCTTAA GTACTGTTGTGAGCGGCGGCTGGCAGTGAACCCTCAGGGTGGGAACACGGGGCTGGTGGGTGGAAGCGTACCTGTGTATGATGAGATCATACTCTCCACTTCCCTCATGAACCAAATCTTGAGTTTCGACCAGGTGTCCG GAATTATCACTTGTCAGGCAGGCTGTGTGCTGGAGAATCTGTCCAACTACCTGGAAGAGCGTGACTTTATCATGCCTCTGGATCTGGGAGCAAAGGGCAGCTGTCAGATTGGAGGCAATGTGGCGACTAATGCAGGAGGGCTCCGCCTTCTCCGCTACGGCTCCCTGCGTGGCACAGTGCTGGGCCTGGAAGTG GTGTTGGCTAGTGGGAAGATTTTGAACTTCCTAACAGCTTTGAGGAAGGATAACACTGGCTATGACCTCAAGCAGCTGTTTATTGGGTCAGAGGGCACACTTGGCATCATCACGGCCGTGTCAATCCTGTGCCCACGGAGGCCAAGAGCAGTCAATGTGGCTTTTTTAG gttGCTCTAGTTACAAAAAGCTTCTTGAGACCTTTCAGTGTTGCAGGGGAATGCTGGGAGAAATCCTCTCGGCATTTGAATTCTTGGATAGTGCCTGTATGAAATTGCTGGAGAAGCACCTGAAACTCATCAATCCCATAGCAG AGAACTCGTTCTACATTGTCATTGAGACAGCAGGGTCTAATGCCGACCATGACAAGGAGAAGCTTCACAATTTCCTTGAAGCAGTAATGGCATCATTCCTGGTAACTGATGGAACTGTGGCAACAGAGGATGCAAAAATTAAG GCGCTCTGGTCAATTAGGGAGCGAGTCACAGAAGCCTTGACACATGATGGTTATACCTACAAGTATGACATCTCTCTTCCCTTGGAGAAGATCTACCAATTGGTGGAGGACATGAGGGAGTACCTTGGAGACAAAGCCAAGAATGTGGTCGGCTATGGTCATGTTG GTGATGGGAACCTCCATTTGAACATTACCTCTCACTCCAAAGACCAAGCCCTACAGGAAGCCATTGAGCCTTATGTGTACGAATGGACCGCCAGGTACCGGGGCAGCATCAGCGCCGAGCACGGCCTGGGCCTCAAGAAGAGAAACTACATACACTTCAGCAAACACCCTGAGGCTGTGGCCCTCATGAAGGATATTAAGCACATGTTGGATCCCCACAGGATACTTAATCCCTATAAGACCTTGCCAGACCAGGGCTGA